The Ictidomys tridecemlineatus isolate mIctTri1 chromosome 1, mIctTri1.hap1, whole genome shotgun sequence DNA window gctATGGTAAGGACCTCAAACTATGAAAATATCTGCATTCATTATTATCTGATCAAGTACTGGGCTGACTTTGCAGAAAATGACATGGTCCTGGAAAGCTGTCCCATTGGAGATAGGCTCCTCTCCATCTCCAGCTGCAGCAGTTGTGGATCAAAGGGATTAGAGACAAAGTGACATTCTTGAAGATGCAGTTACAATGACAAATGAAAACTAGCCAGCTAAAAATGAGTACTCAGAAGAAACACCTAAGGCTGATGAATGGTCATCTAGCAAATTAGTCATTCTGCAAGTTGACCTAGATccattttacataaataaataaaaaacctatAAAGTGGTTACATCGTTGATGTTTGTATAAACATACTATTCactttgctttttacttttcAGTCTGTGCttttagcaaaatattaaaaattaatctcAGTCTCTCGTTAATTATTCAATTTGGCTTTTTAGCACATTAAAATGTGCCTTTTGATAACAACATCCTTTTGGGTTTGGCTGCCTCTTTTTTGGTGGGAaagatattagggattgaacctgggagcTACATCTCTTgccctttttcaattttttttcttttttaagacaggatcttgctaagttgcccaggctgaccttgaacttgcaaacctcctgcctcagcctcctgagtaatcatacaggtgtgtgacaccatgcTCAGTTAGGAGAATGTTTTATTTGCTGGATTGACAGATTAATTATAAGGATGGAACTCCTTTTTATTAATACTTCAGATATCTACTTTCAGGCTTTAGCTTGAACATATCATAAAAATTGAATTGTATTCAACTTTGTTattctttaactcttttttttacttcccaaatctATACAGTTCTGTTTTTAACAATTTGACAAGAATGATTTATGCAATTAATATAGTTATAGCTGGGAATTTCTCAAAAGCCATCAAAATATCAACTAGCTATCATCAATGTAGCTCATTTGCTTTTccacaataataaaaacatctaATTGGAATAAGAATTCAGCATAAACAATTTCTTAAACTTTGGTAACATGCTGTTTTGGCAAGTATGTGGGAAAGTAGGTACCCCTAAATCTGCTTAGAGAGAATATAACTTGGTATAATGTCTTTTGCTGGGGAGGGGCAATGTGGCAATTTATACTACAATTTAAAATGCACATAGAATTATATTAAAGAAgataaaagtattttcttctgGAAATGTAACCAATAGattgatacatacatacatactataGACACTTGCACAAGAGTATTTTAGCTGAATAGACAATGAATCAAGGTGGTAACAAAATACAGGTTGGCAAAAGGGAaccctaaatgtccatcaatagtgAACTGGTTAAATATATTATAGTGATAAGTGATGGGGTACTCttttagtcagggttctccagaggaacATAACCAATAGACTAGATATAATCATAGGAGTGGACTTACATTGGCTTACATGAATGGTAGATTCTGGGTAGTTctacaatggccatctgcaggctggagagtcAGGGAAACCAGGAGCTGCTCAGTCTTAGATGTTGGACACCTCGGAACAAGAGGGGCCAATGATGCAGACCCAGTGTGAAGCTGAAGGTCTAGAAGCTTCTGGGAGAGTCACTGATGCAAGGCCACATTCAAAGGCTGAAGAATCTAGAGTCTGATGTCCACAGATGATAACCACTCAAGGAGGGTCCAGAGTGGGCCCACAGGAAGTTCCTCTTCTGCTTTTTTATTCCACCTGGACCCCAAGCCTACTGGACAATACTGTTCACATTCAAGGCAGGCCTTCCCCCCTCAGTTTGCTGGCCCACATGCCAATCTTCTCTACAAACACCCACAAAGACACACCTAGAAGTATGCTTGACCAGTTTTCTAGGCATCCATCAATCCAGACAAGTTGATAATCAGAATTAACCATCACAGGTACTCTGCTACTATTTCAAAGCAATTCAGGTCTACATAAACAGAAGCAGAATAAACTCTTAAAATATGTTATtgactgaaaagaaaagaaaagaaagcaaagggaGTGATGTGTTGCTATGCTACCACTTGCTCAAGGAAAGAGACACACTCTCATTGAATGCATTTGCTGAAAATATGATTGAAGGCATACACAAAAATATTGGGAAAGAGAACTGGTAAGGTGTTCCAGGTATCTATTACCATATGAAAAGCCATACAAAACTTTGGATCTTAAACCAGAGTTCCATGGTGAGCTGCATTTTCCAGCAGTCAGCTAGGGCTACTATCATCTGCCAGCTCCACAGTGTCGAATGTCCAAGATGGTTCACTCATTCGACTGATAATGCATGCCTGGAGCTCAGTCGGGCTTACCAAACAGATTCTCCACCGCATCTTTCTTTGTGGATTCTCCCAGCATGAAAACTGGGTTTCAAGAGCAGTGTTCCAGAACTCCCAGGGGACATGTGCAAGATGTCTAGCTTTGGAAGTCccaggaaaatcactttcatttcattCCATTGCTCAAACAAATGACTAAGTCAACTCAGAGAATGTCAAGGTCACACTGCAGACAAACATGTGGGACAAGAGATATTATTGCCTGTCTCcttacaaaatataattttcaagagATAATTACTTTTCATTATTCAGTCTGTTATATTGCTTGAATATTTTTTGTCCATGTGGACATTCAAGGGCATCCCAAGATTTCAaatcaactctctctctctctctctctctctctctctctctctctatatatatatatatatatatatatatatatatatatacactcgcTTGAGTTTGGTTGGTAGACTCGTCCATCTTCACTGGCAATTTCTTAATGGGTGTAGTGTAGTTTCTAGGGGGTAACATTGTCACAATCATTAATAATTCCAGGCTCTGAATTTTCTTgagttttctgtgtatttttactGCTTTTCAGACTTACCCTTCAGGATTCCTGTATTTAACCACCAACCCACATTTCCGGTTAAAAGTTATAATGTTGAAATGAAATGATGATAGTTCAAAGAGGTGAATGAGAATGACAGTTAAGCCACAGAAAGAGTTTTCAGAGGTTATCAGAGAACCAGGTAGGAGTGAAACCTAATGTGGTTATGTATTTCTGAACAAACAAAACATTCAATTGGACATCTTGTGGGAGGAAGTACATTGTTTTTTtggaagaggtgtgtgtgtgtgtgtgtgtgtgtgtgtgtgtgtgtttgaatgctttttaaaaaaagttttgtaaaGTGGCAAATTTCTGTTTCAAAAATCTAGTTGCTCCAGCCATGACCCTTGTCGTGCCATCTGTTTTCATAGCCACAGGGACAACATTTCCTTTGATCTGACTCCAGATGTAATACCACCTCCATGCTCTCTGATAACAAAAAAAGCACCAAATATTTCAaccataaaatgtaaaataagataaAGCCATGAGCTTGGATGACATAGAAAACGGGAATCTCCTCATTTTGCAGGCAAATATGTCTCAATGCCCTTCAAGAtttccaatatttaaaaagaatgtcttcccaaatatttcataaaaatgttacTGTGTAGCTTCTGCTACACACAGTACAAGGTGGGAGGTAGAAGGGTAatagacagaggttggagaaagaagcagcagcaagggCCAGAGACTTTGCTTTGCACAGTAGGGTCCTGCCTGTGGCCACCAACACCCTGAAGTTGGGAGACAAAATCAGGAAAGGTCTGCATGGcatatttctgtttaaaaattataatattgaggggctggggaattggctcaagcagtagcgcactcgcctggcatgcgtgaggcactgggtttgatcctcagcatcacataaaaataaagatatttaaaaaataaaataaaaattatagttgaAATGATAGTAGTTCAAAGAGACAAACGAGAATGACAGTGAAACCACAAAAAGAGAATTTTGAGAAGTTATTGGAGAACTGTGGTGGGAGTGCAACCTAACGTGGTTATGTATTTCTGAACAATCATATGATTAGACATCTTGTGGGAAGAAGTGAATTTCTCAGGGTCTTGAGAAAGCCAGTCTGTGGGTGCAGCTCTGCCTCCGAGTTGTTGTGAGAGGCACACAGGATCTGAGTACATGGCTCATGAGCCTGCTCAGAAACCCAGGAGCTAAACCTGCCTGCATAAGGCAGATGCTCCCTCCACGGCATTCCTGGTCACTAGGGTTCACGCAGTGTAAGAAGGCAGATGTCACAGAAAAGGGTGACCAGGGCCAGAAAACCATGCCCTGCCCTATTCTGTATCTTCAGAGGGCCAAGGATGAAGACCTGCAGGGAGCAGGACCTGGCTACTCGGCTCCACCCTTCCAGGGCTTTCAGCAAGAGGATCAATGCACAGTTAAGGACCCAGGATGAAAGAGACGTGGAGCCTCAGCCTTCATAACTGAGCATCCACCTACATGAATATTAGGTGTCAGCAACTCATTTGGAAGAGAACATTTGGGGGAAAACCTCAATAGTAGGCATTATGTActaacttttttatttacttgaaGGGTGTCCGACTGTGGCAATAGATGGTTATTTCTACTTTCTCCAATGAAAAGATCAGGTGGTTGAATCTTGGCTATACTATTGTAGTTATACTGCCATCATGTTAAAAATCAAGAATTCCCttcaatttttagattttaacttGTTTCCAGAATAACACAAACATTTGGGGTGGGGATCATTGCTGGATGGATTCTGGACATTTATACCTTCCTCTGACTTCAGTCTCTCCGCATCCTAGTGAGGCGCAGGGCCTCCGCATTATAGATGATTAATCTCAAAAACAGGGAAGTGGGGCATTTGCTTAGCAGCCTCGCAGGAGGACAATCTGTTTTCCTAACCTGTTTTTAAACTGCTCATCCATGAAGGGCATGTGCTAGTTGACAAGAGATCTGCCTGTGTTCATGAGCCAGCCAGGCTGGTGTGGATCAGCCAGGCAGGCAACTCTCAGGTGTGTGTcaatctttagatttttttttttccctactgaaCTGAACATCATCTCAAAGGGACTGGAATTCAAGTCAGAGCCACTCTGTTTCCAGCAAATGATAAGGTGAGCCTCCCAAGGGGCTAGCTCCTGGTCTTAGATCTTCTAGAGCGGGGAGGTCTGCATTGGGCCGTAGTTCCCTTCTGAACTTGGAACTTCGTGAATTTGCGTGTTAGTTTTCTACTGCAGTACAGTCACCAACACAGAGGCTTAAAACTACATTCATTTAtgagctcacagtttgggagatCAGACCTGGCTCTATTTTCTGGAGTTTCAGGGAAGAATCTGTTTCTGAACTCTTTCAGGCTGTTGGCAGCATTTGGCAACTATTGGGCTGAGGTTCTGATTTCTTCCTGAAGGAAGGTCACTTTCACCTCTCAGACCAGCAGCAGCTCTTCCACACTGTCCCTGGCTCTTGAGCTTCAAGTCTCTCAGACTTCCTCTTTCTGCCTTGTTCTCTGCCTTAAGAGCCACAGGAAGTTCTCTGGTTTTAAGGACCTACATGGTTAAATGGCACCACAATCCCTTGTTGAATTCCTCTTTAGGTCAACTGTGCAGAATAACATAACACAATCTTGGGGACAATATCAGCACACCTTCCCAGGTTTCAAGAACAAAGGAGTGTGGAATCTTTTCATGGAAGAGGGCATTTTTAGAAATCTGTCTACGACATTCTGACTCTGTTGCTGGTAATCAAAAAGGAgttattagggctggggctgtagctcagtagtagagggcctgcctcacacgtgtgaggtactgggtttgatcctcaacaccacatagaaataattaaatagatattgtgtccgtctacaactaaaaacatatatttgaaaaaaaaggagTTATTAAAGAATAAGTGACTGTTAAGAGTGATCCCTGGGCACATTTgcttggtgttatggtttggatgtaaggtgtcccccaaaagctcaaatgTGAGATAgcgcaagaaggttcagagagaaaggattgggttgtaagagttttaacccaatcagtgaattaatctctgatgggattaattgaagtgtagggtgtggctggaggaggcgggaaTTGGGGctatggctatggggtatataatTTGCATCTAgagagtgaagtctctctctctctctctctctctctctctctctctctctctctctctctctctctctctctctctctcctttctgatcaccgtgatgtgaactgcttccctctgccaccctctccctccatgatgttcagcctcaaccctgaggaatggagctggccttctatggactaagacctctaaaaccatgagccctcaaataaactcttcctcctctatagttgtgcTAGtcaacagcagtgaaaaagctgactaaaacacccggGCTTCATCAACATTGCTAAGAAAGTTTAAGTGACAACTGCAGTGTGTCTTATGGACACTACCATGTCCCGTTCACTCTAAAGCAGCAGGCAGCAGGTCTCTGCTATGATTTAGCTGAAGTTTCAGTTTGtctcccaaaggttcatgtgctggaagctttTTCCTGATGTGATAAtgtggggttttgtttatttgtttttaatattttttctatttgttgatgtacatttatttatttatttatttatttttatgtggtgccaaggatcaaagccagtacctcacacatgccaggcaagtgtgctaccactgagctacaaacccagccccaattGATGATGTTGAGAAGTgttggagcctttaagaggtggggcctaatgggaggtggttaggtcattgggggcatccCTCAGAAAGGATTAACATTGGTCTGTAGGAGTATGTTAGTTCTTGCAAGAGCAAATTAGTATCAAAAGAGCAAATCTGGCCTCTGAAGCTCTCTGGTTTCCTGTCTCATTGTGTGGTCTCTTTAGTACATGTTCCCACCACTGTGATACAGGCATCATGAGGTCTTTACCAGTGACCAAACAAATAATGCTACCTGATCTTGGAAtatcagcctccaaaactgtgagctaactaaaacctcttttctttattcaaatatcttacctcaaatattttattataataacagaaaacagactaagttTCCATGTGGTGGGGGGGTCCCAGAACTAGCAGCATCAACACCctctgggaacttgttagaaagaCACATCTCAGACCCCACTCAGATATACTGAATTAAAAGTTCTACTAGCAGGGCCCAGAGATCTGTGTTTAGGCCAGTTCTCAGGTGATTGATGCTTGCTCAAATTTGAGAACTATTTCTCCAAGGTAAGTACAGTATatgctttttttgtgtgggggggaattgaaagaagggaaaatgtcaataatttgaaaatgatttttatttctaacaacCTATGATTCTGTGAATATTATAAAAAGTGATTACACTTTTTTAAACCAAAGGATGCATGGTAGGTACATCATCAatatgtggggggggggcggcgtGCACAAGCACCGGATCTTATACCCATATAGTGGTTAAACACACAGACTCAAACTCTACAGTCTTCTGTGATTACATCCTGATCCCACCAACTGCTAGCAGTGGGACTGGGCCAGTTGCTTAGTCTCTCTGAGTCTCAGACTCCCCATTTATGAATAATAGCATTTACTCCATAAGGTTATGAGGATCATGTGAGAtgacagagagaacatttagcatCCGTGATTATCAGTTGCATGTAATTATTTTACCTTGctaagttttttaaaactttctccaGAGGACACGGGTGCACAGAGGACTGGAGCACCTGGGTCCTGGTCAGAGGCCCTGAAGGCCGTCCAATGAGGCACTACCTGGGTACTGAAGATCAGCTGCTCCTGGACCTGCAAGCAAAGGTGAGCCTTCTCTGATTCTGAGTGCAGCTGAAGTCCTGACACTACAGAGAAAGGCATTCCTGGTTGTAGTGTGTGCATGATTCCGTGTTCATCTCCTCCTCTGGGAAGTTCATAGAACTACGTACAACTATCCAATCTGAATGCTGAGTTAGCTGGGATTTGGAGAGTGGGACTGGAAACACCTGGGGGCCATTgctgtgtgtttttatttgttatttagggGTTTTATATATTCTTGTTGCTTTTCTTTGTGTTGTATCTTCAAAGGAACAAAACTAGTTTGGTCTACAATAGAGTCAAGATGTGCTTCTATAAAGTTTAGGTGAGGAAGATGTCACTTGGGGGACATCAGTACTGCTACCTGCTGCCTTGACTTCATAGGCCTTACCCCTCAAGCTGCAAGAGATCTTGCCAAGGGGCCCAAATGGAGCTTAAGATGCTGTTGAGCCAGAAACATGGGACGACGAGAAAGGCAGGGCTTCTTCCCCCAAGGACAGCTCTGCTCTCCTCAGCCTTCTGCGTCTATGGTACTGATGTGAGAGGCACAGCAGAGGCCACCCAGCGTGAAGCACTGCTGCCTGAAATGGAATCCACTCTCCCAGGCACTGGCAGGCAGTGACAGAGGGACTGATCCCCACAGCTGTTCCCCACCTGCAGCCCTGTTCCCAGGCTCCACATGGCTCCTTAAGCCCCAATGCCACCAAGAGAGCTGCTCAGCCTTGCTAGACACTGCTCAGCTAACAACCACAGGAACTCTCTGGGCGGATGCTGGCGGGTCTTCCCTGCTCTAAGCCATGTATCCTGGTGGCCCAGGGGGGAGGAGCAAAGCCTTGCAGACATACACACGATTTGAGGTCGGTCTCTGGCTGCAGCCTTAAGCAGCTGCCAGACGTTTCTGTGCCTGATGAAATATGAGTGTGAGCCAGGAACTCTTCTTCTGCCTCCCCTTGGAGGATGTCTACCAGCTTCACAGAGGGAAGCTCCCCGGCCCCCAGAGGAGCAGAGCGCATGGGACTGCAGATCTGGTAGGTTTTGGAAAGGCTTCCTAGCTCAGAGTCAGACACCAAAGATGCGCTCACAACTGCTTTTGCCATCCAATATTATATTAATTCCCCTTTGATATCCTCAATCTATGAATCCATTTGATTTCCTGAATGCAGACCCAAGTGACACAATTTTGGAGCCGTAGTTTCTTGTCTGCTTGGTAACTCCAGAAAGCCCACCAATAATTTGATTCAGATTAACAAGAACTCCAGAAAATAGTAAATTATTATCAATATACAATACTAAACAATGCTCATAAAATGTCACTGTGAAAGAAGCCTTAGAAATCAAGagtctgaaaaatgaaaaaaaaactctctctct harbors:
- the LOC144376327 gene encoding uncharacterized protein LOC144376327 isoform X2, with product MSQPGWCGSARQATLRCVSIFRFFFFPTELNIISKGLEFKSEPLCFQQMIRGHGCTEDWSTWVLVRGPEGRPMRHYLGTEDQLLLDLQAKMDTQRLRKLSGLALGFYCCSVAEARHLDSKFTALSTESNCCAYGSGRKSRMTTLSLMEAEESSSIFNPEWSVNQTESLLTNGIAE
- the LOC144376327 gene encoding uncharacterized protein LOC144376327 isoform X3, translating into MSQPGWCGSARQATLRCVSIFRFFFFPTELNIISKGLEFKSEPLCFQQMIRGHGCTEDWSTWVLVRGPEGRPMRHYLGTEDQLLLDLQAKMDTQRLRKLSGLALGFYCCSVAEARHLDSKFTALSTESNCCAYGSGRKSRMTTLSLMEAEESSSIFNPEWRSANFFLKV